The Chanos chanos chromosome 6, fChaCha1.1, whole genome shotgun sequence genome includes a region encoding these proteins:
- the sagb gene encoding S-arrestin b, which yields MSPKHVIFKKFSRDKAVGVYMGKRDFVDHCDHVDPVDGVVLVDPELVKGQKVYVMLSCTFRYGRDDMDVMGMAFRRDIFLTTRQVYPPLEDKERSTHTKLQEKLLRKLGDNAYPFFFEFPDNLPCSVALQPAPTDVGKQCAVEFEVKAFCAENQDEKIQKKRSVRLAIRKVQYAPEKGGPAPSAETTCEFIMSEKPLHMQVSLEKETYYHGEPINISVHITNSSSKTVKDIMVSVEQITNVVLYSNDKYVKTVASEETTDTVPSGTILKKMYTLCPLLENNRERRGLALDGKLKHEDTNLASSSIVKEEVLKEVLGMLVSYRVAVRCIAAGMIGSSEVAVEVPFRLMNPKPDPVKDSEAEVDLVFEEFKRSYLKGIIGDDEDSPVDA from the exons ATGAGTCCTAAACACGTCATCTTTAAGAAGTTCTCTCGAGACAAGGCT GTGGGCGTGTACATGGGAAAGAGGGATTTTGTAGATCACTGTGACCATGTGGATCCTGTAG ATGGCGTTGTGCTTGTTGACCCTGAACTGGTCAAAGGGCAAAAAG TGTACGTCATGCTGTCGTGCACATTCCGATATGGACGGGATGACATGGATGTCATGGGAATGGCATTCCGACGGGACATCTTCCTGACCACGCGGCAGGTGTACCCCCCACTGGAGGACAAGGAGCGaagcacacacaccaaactacaGGAGAAACTGCTGCGCAAACTGGGAGACAATGCATACCCCTTCTTCTTCGAG ttcCCTGATAACCTGCCATGTTCCGTGGCTCTGCAGCCAGCGCCCACTGACGTAGGGAAG CAATGCGCCGTGGAGTTTGAGGTGAAGGCGTTCTGCGCTGAGAACCAGGATGAAAAGATCCAGAAAAA GAGATCAGTGCGCTTGGCCATTAGGAAGGTCCAGTATGCACCTGAGAAGGGAGGCCCCGCCCCCTCCGCTGAGACCACCTGTGAGTTCATCATGTCTGAGAAACCCCTGCACATGCAAGTTAGCCTGGAGAAGGAA ACATATTATCATGGAGAGCCAATCAACATCAGCGTCCACATTACAAACAGCTCCAGCAAAACTGTTAAAGACATCATGGTCTCAG TCGAACAGATAACCAACGTGGTCCTCTACTCCAACGATAAGTACGTCAAGACAGTGGCTTCTGAGGAGACCAC AGATACAGTCCCATCAGGCACCATCCTAAAGAAAATGTACACCCTCTGTCCCCTGCTGGAGAACAACCGTGAGAGACGAGGCCTGGCGCTGGACGGAAAACTGAAGCACGAAGACACCAACCTGGCTTCCTCCAGCAT TGTGAAAGAGGAGGTGCTGAAGGAGGTTTTGGGAATGCTGGTGTCATACAGGGTGGCAGTGAGATGCATTGCTGCAGG GATGATCGGGTCCAG TGAGGTTGCTGTGGAGGTACCATTCCGTCTCATGAATCCCAAACCTGATCCAG TTAAAGACAG tgaGGCTGAGGTGGATCTTGTATTCGAGGAGTTTAAGCGGTCTTATCTGAAGGGCATTATTGGCGATGATGAGGACTCTCCAGTTGATGCATGA